The genomic segment GGGCTCCGGGcacgaaggcggcgcgggcgcgcccggcggtggAGAGTTCTACTCCCCGCTCTACAACCCCGACACGGGCGCCTACCGCTTcctcatcgacggcgagtggcgcgactcggcgtcggggcaGCTCGTGCACAACGCCAACCCGAGCAAGGGCAACGAGCGATGCTTCGGCTTCCAGGCGTgcacgcgcgacgaggtggacgccgcatacgccggcgccaaggcggcgcagcGGCAGTGGGGCCGGATCCCTCTCAACAAGCGCGCGTCCATGCtgaaggccgccgcggagctcatgCGCCAGCACCACGCccccatcgccgacgcgctcatccGGGAGATCGCCAAGCCCAAGAAGGATGCCACCACCGAGGCGAAGCGGTCGGCGGATCTCATCGAatacgccgcggaggagggatGCAGGAGCCTGGCGAAGGGCGACATGATCACGAGCGACTCTTTCCCGGGAGCCGAGCGCGATAAGCTCTGCATGGCGCACAAGGTtcccctcggcgtcgtgctCTGCATCCCGCCGTTCAACTACCCAGTCAACCTGGCGGTGTCGAAGATTgcgcccgcgctcatcgccggcaACGCGTGCGTGGTGAAACCGCCGACGCAGGGGTGCGTCAGCGCGCTGATGATGGCGCAGTGCTTCAAAAAGGTGCCGGGTATCCCGGCGGGGCTCGTGCAGGTGGtcaccgggcgcggcgcggacatcGGCGACTACATGGTGGAGCACCCCGGCGCGAATTGCATCTCGTTCACGGGGGGCGACACCGGCCTCGCCGTGTCGCGCAAGGCTCGCATGGTCCCGGTGCAGATGGAGCTGGGCGGGAAGGACGCGTGCATCGTGTTTCCGGACGCGGACCTCgacctggcggcgacggcgatcgtCAAAGGGGGGTTCAGCTACAGCGGCCAGCGGTGCACGGCGGTGAAGATTGTCGTCGCCTTTGAAGaaatcgccgacgcgctcgtcgccaaggTTGAGGAGAAGACGCGAAAGCTGACGGTGGGCcagcccgaggacgacgcgcagatcaccgcggtggtgagcgccgcgtccgcggattTCATCCAGGGCCTCGTGGAGGATGCCGTCGCGAAAGGGGCGACGATGCGCACGGAGTGGCGGAGAGACGCGAATCTCATCTGGCCgtgcctcgtcgacgacgtcacggCGGAGATGCGACTGTGCTGGGAGGAACCCTTCGGCCCGGTGGTgcccgtcgttcgcgtggggaccgaggaggaggcgctgcggTACGTCAACGAGAGCAAGTACGGTTTGCAGGGGTGCGTGTT from the Micromonas commoda chromosome 8, complete sequence genome contains:
- a CDS encoding non phosphorylating glyceraldehyde-3-phosphate dehydrogenase; translation: MGSGHEGGAGAPGGGEFYSPLYNPDTGAYRFLIDGEWRDSASGQLVHNANPSKGNERCFGFQACTRDEVDAAYAGAKAAQRQWGRIPLNKRASMLKAAAELMRQHHAPIADALIREIAKPKKDATTEAKRSADLIEYAAEEGCRSLAKGDMITSDSFPGAERDKLCMAHKVPLGVVLCIPPFNYPVNLAVSKIAPALIAGNACVVKPPTQGCVSALMMAQCFKKVPGIPAGLVQVVTGRGADIGDYMVEHPGANCISFTGGDTGLAVSRKARMVPVQMELGGKDACIVFPDADLDLAATAIVKGGFSYSGQRCTAVKIVVAFEEIADALVAKVEEKTRKLTVGQPEDDAQITAVVSAASADFIQGLVEDAVAKGATMRTEWRRDANLIWPCLVDDVTAEMRLCWEEPFGPVVPVVRVGTEEEALRYVNESKYGLQGCVFTRDIDRAIGIADRMETGTVQINGPPARGPDHFPFQGVKDSGIGSQGIVNSIEMMTKVKTTVINLAKPSYATA